A section of the Actinomycetota bacterium genome encodes:
- a CDS encoding galactokinase family protein, protein MTDRAGRVAAAFAERTGREPDGVWAAPGRVNLIGEHTDYNDGFVLPAAIDRQVLAAAGRRGDGRLRLWSLQAGPPADLALAEVGPGRVEGWAAYPAGVAWALGQAGVELGGADVVVDGDVPAGSGLSSSAALECATATALADLHGAGLDRVALAGLARRAENEVVGVPSGVMDQMVSMLGRAGHALFLDTRSLDTEQVPLPLEAAGLRLVVIDTRAGHRLVDGAYADRRA, encoded by the coding sequence GTGACCGACCGGGCCGGGCGGGTGGCGGCCGCCTTCGCCGAGCGCACGGGCCGGGAACCAGACGGCGTCTGGGCGGCCCCGGGGCGGGTCAACCTGATCGGGGAGCACACCGACTACAACGACGGCTTCGTGCTGCCGGCGGCGATCGACCGGCAGGTGCTGGCCGCGGCCGGGCGGCGCGGGGACGGCCGCCTGCGGCTGTGGTCGCTCCAGGCCGGGCCGCCGGCCGACCTGGCCCTGGCCGAGGTGGGGCCGGGGCGGGTCGAGGGCTGGGCCGCCTACCCGGCCGGGGTGGCGTGGGCGCTGGGCCAGGCCGGGGTCGAGCTGGGCGGGGCCGACGTGGTGGTCGACGGCGACGTGCCGGCCGGGTCGGGGCTGTCGTCGAGCGCCGCCCTGGAGTGCGCCACCGCCACCGCCCTGGCCGACCTCCACGGCGCCGGCCTGGACCGGGTCGCCCTGGCCGGGCTGGCCCGCCGGGCCGAGAACGAGGTCGTGGGAGTGCCGTCAGGGGTCATGGACCAGATGGTGTCCATGCTCGGCCGGGCCGGGCACGCCCTGTTCCTGGACACCCGCTCGCTCGACACCGAGCAGGTGCCGCTGCCGCTGGAGGCGGCCGGGCTCCGCCTGGTGGTGATCGACACCCGGGCCGGGCACCGGCTGGTCGACGGCGCCTACGCCGACCGGCGGGC